A window of Enoplosus armatus isolate fEnoArm2 chromosome 3, fEnoArm2.hap1, whole genome shotgun sequence contains these coding sequences:
- the LOC139283342 gene encoding protein TMEPAI-like, whose translation MLNLMGVLNATAANVSCTCNCKRYTSLQSMEITQLEFVQILVIVVVMMVMVVVITCLLNHYRLSARSLLSRHAPTRRRHLPLANEGGLWSSEGTGTNSGLNEHQVYNPRPPDRGVPSSYLQREPQHAQSQPQPPLQSQRFQHTYAPSRFQPTYPYLPQSLIDLPPTICLSDGEEPPPYQGPCTLQLRDPEQQMELNRESVRAPPNRTVFDSHPLDPSSSCLQASLQAPPPSVHSGISVLEAQEALSRQHKQGSRVEGAPPAYSEVIGHYYHPTSLTPSHNHRTVSSSQAPPSSFIHGLLRPPPQQQGSVDNRNARNTKEKSQKPQQV comes from the exons cccagctggagttcgtccagATCCTGGTGAtcgtggtggtgatgatggtgatggtggtggtcaTCACCTGTCTGCTGAACCATTACCGCCTATCAGCAcgctccctcctctccagaCACGCCCCCACACGCAGGAGACACCTGCCATTGGCCAAC gagggAGGTCTGTGGTCTTCTGAGGGTACGGGAACAAACAGTGGTCTAAATGAG CACCAGGTGTATAACCCACGCCCCCCAGACCGAGGGGTCCCCTCGTCCTACCTACAGCGGGAACCTCAGCACGCCCAGTCCCAGCCCCAGCCTCCTCTCCAGTCCCAGCGCTTCCAGCACACATACGCCCCGAGTCGGTTCCAGCCGACATATCCCTACCTGCCCCAGAGCCTCATCGATCTACCCCCCACCATCTGCCTTTCGGACGGGGAGGAGCCCCCGCCGTACCAGGGTCCCTGCACCCTGCAGCTTCGAGACCCGGAGCAACAGATGGAGCTGAACCGCGAGTCGGTCAGAGCACCGCCCAACCGAACAGTGTTTGACTCCCACCCCCTCGACCCGtccagctcctgtttgcagGCCAG TCTGCAGGCCCCCCCTCCAAGTGTCCATTCAGGCATCAGTGTGTTAGAAGCCCAGGAGGCCTTGTCCCGGCAGCATAAGCAGGGCTCTCGAGTAGAAGGAGCTCCCCCAGCCTACAGCGAGGTGATTGGACACTACTACCACCCGACGTCCCTGACCCCCAGCCACAACCATCGGACTGTATCGTCCTCACAAGCACCCCCGTCCTCGTTCATACACGGTCTGCTTCGACCTCCACCTCAGCAGCAAGGAAGTGTGGACAACAGGAATGCAAGGAATACGAAGGAGAAATCCCAGAAGCCCCAGCAGGTGTGA